CGGAGGTGGTCTCGGGAATGAACTGGTAGCCGCCGCTGCGCACCGTGTGGATCAGCTTGGGCGTGCGCGGGTCGTCTTCCATCTTGCGCCTGAGCCGGCTGACCAGGATGTCGACGCTGCGGTCATAGTTGATGCCGACGTCGCCGCCGGACAATTCGACGAGCTGGTCGCGGGTGAGCACGCGCTGCGCGCTCTTGACGAATGTGTGCAGCAGGTTGAATTCGGCCGCGGTCAGTTCCACCCGCACGTCGCCCGGCGCGATCAGCCGGCGGCGCGAGCAATCCATCGTCCAGCCGGCGAAGCGGTAGACTTGGCGCGGCTGCTGCCTTGGGGCCTCAGTCGCGTTGTTGCGCCTCAGCACGGCGCGGATGCGGGCCAGCAGTTCGCGCGGGTCGAACGGTTTCGGCACATAATCGTCCGCACCCATCTCCAGGCCGACCACCCGGTCCGTCGTTTCATTGACGGCGGTCAGCATGATGATGGGCAGCGCCTGGTTCGTGTTGCGCAGCTCGCGACACAGTTCCAGCCCGCTCTTGCCCGGCAGCATCACGTCGAGGATGACCAGGTCGAATTGGTTGCGCCGCATCGTGGCTTCCATTTCGTTGCCATCGCGGGCCACCGAGGTGCGCAGGCCGCGCTTCTCGAAAAACTCCTGAAGCAGGTCGCGTATGCCCTTGTCGTCGTCGACGATCAGAATGTGTGCATCGGATTTCACGAGATACCCATCGCAATGCTTTGCCGGGGAGGCAGTTGGTTTCGCCCTTAGGATAGGGTTGCCCGATCGTCTTGGCCAGCGGCTGCGGCGTTTCGAAGGCGCGTCCTCCTCAGAAACAATCCAGAAACAAAATTCAACATCCGGGAAAAACTGACGCAAAAAACCGATGCGATAAGGGTCCTCGCAGCGGCCAGAACACCGGTCGCGGCGCCTCGCAAACGGGGAACGCAGGGACTGACGATGCAAAGATGTTCGAATGGATGGATGGCTGCGATGCTCGGTGTTTCGCTTGTCATGTCCGCCGTCGGACACTCGCAAGCAGACACCCCCATCACCCGCAGCGAACGTTGCAACCGGCTAAGTCAACAACTCGACGAGGCCATCGAAACCCACGCCGAGGCGGCTCAGGTCGCCCAGGCAAAGGTGCTTCAAAAGAAGGCGACCCGGTATTGCGCGGACCGCAAGCAGGCCCAGGGCATCCGGACCTACGCCACCGCTTTGAAGCTTCTTGGAGTGACACCTGACGATCCCAGTCAGTGAAGCTCGACCCAAACTGAAAAAGGAAGCCTATTATGAAGAAGACCATCCTCTCCGCTCTCGGCCTCTCTGTTGCTCTCGCTTTCTCGATGCCGGTTCTCGGCACGACCGCCGCGAACGCTGCTTCGACCACGGCGACCACGACCACGACGACCGCTCCGGCTGCTGCCACCACCACCACCGCAGCTCCGGCCGCGACCGCTAAGAAGCCGGTCGAGAAGGTCACCAAGAAGAAAGTTGTGAAGAAGCACAAGAAGGCTGCCAAGAAGGCCGAAGCCAAGAAGACGATGTAAATCGTCCTTGGCTAACCTCGAGACCGCCTTCGGCGTCCCCCCTCTCGAAGGCGGTCTTGCGGTCTCCCGACCCGCCGCGGCCATGCGGGCCTCAGCGGAAACGACGCTTCGACGTGCAGCCCGGGCGACTATTCGTCAGGCGCCCCCTCTGTCCGGCCCATGCGCCAGGGTAATCCCTGCCGGCGGCGACCGATTCCCAACGGACACGCGACCGGTACTGGCCCGCTCAACCAGGAACATAGGAACACGTCCATGAGAAAGTCCCTTCTGTCGGCCCTCGGCCTCGCCGTGGCGCTTGCCTTCTCGATGCCGATCGTCGGCGCCAGCTCGGCCAATGCCGCCGAGACTGCCAAGCACGTGATGCACAAGAAGCATCATCACCGCGCTCATCATCGCAAGCACCACAGGAAGCATCACGCCCGCAAGCATCATCGTCACCACTACGCGGCTGCCAAGAAGGCCGCCTAAACATACGGCTTCCGCCACGGGCGGGATCGACAAGAAGGCCGCCTCCGGGGTTTCGGAGCGCGGCCTTCTTGTCGTTTGGCGGGCGTGTCGCAAGCTGATCTAAAGTCGTTACGGCGCGCTATCTCCGTCGTCTCGGATAGCTTGGCTGGAGCAACCGAAGCGGCGGCTCCCTGTCATACTTGCCGGATCGCTTTAGCGGCCTTCGCGGTACCACATGCTGCCCAGCGCCAGGAGCAGCAGACCGAGCCCGAGGAAGCCGCCGAACAGCGGCACGCGCGACACCGCCTTCAGCACGCTGTCGTCGGTGGTGCGCAAGCCGATCCAGTCGCGTCCGGCAGCCTCGGCCTGACCGCGCACCGGCACGATCGAAGGCAGCGCGATGTCGCTGCCGGTGCCGGCGACGAGGCGCCGCACGCTGCCGCCGGTGGCCTCAGTGGCCGGCTTCAGCTTGCTCTCCGTGGAAACGACATCGCCGAATTCCGGCGCATTGATGGGGCCGACATGGGCAAGCGCGGTCAGGTCGCCATTGGCAACCTGATAGAGACCGATTTCGCCGACCTCCATGCTGCCGCTGAAGATTCCCGGCTCCGATTTCTGCAAGGTCAGGGTGAGCGGCTTGCCGGAAGGGGTGATGATGCGGGCGGCGCCGGGATCGTCGCTCATCGTCTGGCGGCGCACCTCCAGCGTCATGCCACGACCGTCGGCGGTCAGCCGTTCTTCTTCCAGCTCCGGTTCCTTCATCAGCCAGTGCGCGACGCGGCGATAGAGCTGCACATGCGGGCCGCCGCCTTCGAAGCCACGCGCCCACAGCCATCCCTGGTCGGAAAGCAGCATGCCGACGCGGCCCTGGCCCTTGCGGTCGAGCACCAGAAGCGGGCGGTCCTCGGCTCCCTTCATCACCACTTCGCCCTCGGGCCGATCGATGCCGATGGTGCGGAACCAGCGGCCCCAGCGCGGCGGACTGGCTTCGGACCCCTCAAGCCCACGGGTGACCGGGTGACGCTGGCCGAGTTCGGTCAGGCGTGGATAAAAGGCCTTGTCGATAACCTCGCCGGTCGGCATGCCGGGCAGGGCCGACATCAGCGGCGTGCGGGCAATCGTGCTCGGTCCGGCATATTCGGGGCCGGCCGCGATCAGCAGCGCGCCGCCCTTTTCGACATATTCGGCGATGTAGTCGTAATAGAGGATCGGCAGCACGTCGCGATGCTGGTAGCGGTCGAAGATGATCAGGTCGAACTGGTTGATCTTGTCGACGAAGAGTTCGCGTGTCGGGAAGGCGATCAGCGACAGCTCGTTGATCGGCGTGCCGTCCTGCTTCTCGGGCGGCCGCAGAATGGTGAAATGCACCAGATCCACCGACGCATCGGATTTGAGCAGGTTGCGCCAGGTCCGTTCGCCCGCATGCGGTTCGCCCGAGACCAGCAAGACGCGAAGGTTTTCGCGAATGCCGTCCACCAGCGCGATCGCGCGGTTGTTGATGTCGGTCAACTCGCCATCCTCCTTCGGGATGGTGAGTTCGACGATGTTGCGACCGGCGCTGGGGATCGTCACCTGCAGCGGCATTTCCTGGCCGATGAAGGCGCGTTCGACCGCGACCTGCTGGCCGTTGACGGAGACGCGCACGTCGACGGGCCCGGTCTGCCCGTCGGTGGCGATGACGCGATAGGTCATGTCGAGCGGCTTGCCGACAAGGCCGAAGCGCGGCGCCTTGTCGAAGCGCACGCGGCGGTCCTTTTCGTTCTCGTGGCCGGTGATCAGCGCGTGGAGCGGTGCGTTGAACTCCGGCCGGCCGGCCGGCACATCGTGCACCTCGCCGTCGGTGATCATCACCGCGCCGGCGACACGCGACGGCGGCACGTCGCGCAGCGCGCCGTCGAGCGCCGAGAACAGGCGGGTCTCGGTGCGTTCCTCGGCGGCGCCGCTCTTGCCGGCCTCGACGACGCGCACGTCGAACTGCTTGAAGCGGGCGAGCCGTTCCTTCAGGCCGGCAACGGCGGCGTCGGTCTGGGCGGTGCGGTCGCCGATGTCCTGGCTCTGGCTGCGGTCGACGATGACGGCGACGACGCTTTTCAGCGCTTCGCGATCTTCGTCCAGGAACACCGGGTTGAACAGGGCAAGCGCCAGCGCGGCAAGGGCTACAAGGCGCAGCACTGCGCCGCGCTGACGGAACCACAGGCCGACAGCGGCAAGCAGCGCCAGCGGCACCAGCATCGCCGCCAGCAGGGGCCAGGACAGGAGCGGTTCGAAGGCGAGCGACCAGTTCATCTCATTGACCAAGCCGTTCGAGCAGGTCCGGCACGTGCACCTGGTCGGATTTGTAGTTGCCGGTCAGCATGTACATGATGATGTTGACGCCGGCGCGGAAGGCATAGATGCGCTGCATCGGGTCGGACGGCACGGTCGGAAAGAGCGGATTGCCGTTTTCGTCCTCGGCCCAGGCGCCGGCGAAATCGTTCGAAGTGATCATGATCGGCGTCACGCCGTCGCCGGTGCGCACCGGGCGGTTGCCGGGGTTGCTGGCCTCGAGCGAGGCCTCGACCCAGAGCGGGCTTCCCGCATAGCGTCCCGGAAACTCGTTCAGGATGTAGAACGACTTGGTCAGCACATGGTCGGACGGCACCGGCTCCAGCGGCGGCACGTTGAGCGTGCCCAGAATATCGCGCAGGCGCTGCGTCGCCGGACTGGCGGAAGCGTCGAGCGTGGCGGCGAACTGGTCGCGCGTGTCGAACAGAACCGTGCCGCCATTTTTCATATATTCGTCGATGCGGGCGATCGCGGATTGCGACGGCACCGGGACATTGGCGTCCACCGGCCAGTAGATGAGCGGGTAGAAGGCGAGGTCGTCGCTTTCGATGTTGACCCCGGTCGGGTCGCCGGGTTCCAGCGCGGTCTTTTCGCGCAGGAAACGGGTAAGCCCCCCCATTCCGGCGCGGCTAACGGCATCGATGCTGGAATTGCCGGTCAGCACATAGGCGATCCGCGTCACGGTGGCAGCGTCGATCGCCTGCTGATCGCCGGGCTTGGCGTCGCTGGCGAAGGCGGGCGGTACGGGCAGGAACAGCGCGGGAAGGATGATCAGCGCGACGGCTGCCGCCGTCATCCGGCCGGCCGCCCGGCGCCAGAGACCGGTCAGCCACAACACGACCAATCCGTCGACGATCAACAGTGCAAGCGCGGCGAACAGCAGCGGTCCCTTGATGTCCTGCTGTTCGTCGACGGCGTAGCTTTCGGTGACGACGGGGATCGATACCGTCGGGCGGCTGATCGGCGCCAATGTCGCATCCGCCGGCAAAAGATTATGCGCGAATACGCCGTTTTCGGTACCGTAGAGACCGGGTGGGTTCTCTATGGTCACGGGCAGCGGAGCCTTGCCGGTTTGCAAGGGCTTTGCTTCACCGCTTGGCGGCCCGATCTGGCCGTCGGCGCCAATCATCCGGTAGGGCGGCAAAGTGGCGGCGGGCGCGTTTTCCGTTGATGCTCCAACAGCGCCCTGGTTGCGCGAGAGCTGGACGATGGCTCTCAGCATTTCCACGAAGCTTCCTGAAATCGGCAGGTTCGACCACGTCGCCGAAGGGGTGATGTGGAAAAGCACCACGATACCCTTGCCGCGGCTGTCGGCCGTCACCAGCGGGGTG
The genomic region above belongs to Mesorhizobium terrae and contains:
- a CDS encoding response regulator, with translation MKSDAHILIVDDDKGIRDLLQEFFEKRGLRTSVARDGNEMEATMRRNQFDLVILDVMLPGKSGLELCRELRNTNQALPIIMLTAVNETTDRVVGLEMGADDYVPKPFDPRELLARIRAVLRRNNATEAPRQQPRQVYRFAGWTMDCSRRRLIAPGDVRVELTAAEFNLLHTFVKSAQRVLTRDQLVELSGGDVGINYDRSVDILVSRLRRKMEDDPRTPKLIHTVRSGGYQFIPETTSE
- a CDS encoding membrane protein, with amino-acid sequence MNWSLAFEPLLSWPLLAAMLVPLALLAAVGLWFRQRGAVLRLVALAALALALFNPVFLDEDREALKSVVAVIVDRSQSQDIGDRTAQTDAAVAGLKERLARFKQFDVRVVEAGKSGAAEERTETRLFSALDGALRDVPPSRVAGAVMITDGEVHDVPAGRPEFNAPLHALITGHENEKDRRVRFDKAPRFGLVGKPLDMTYRVIATDGQTGPVDVRVSVNGQQVAVERAFIGQEMPLQVTIPSAGRNIVELTIPKEDGELTDINNRAIALVDGIRENLRVLLVSGEPHAGERTWRNLLKSDASVDLVHFTILRPPEKQDGTPINELSLIAFPTRELFVDKINQFDLIIFDRYQHRDVLPILYYDYIAEYVEKGGALLIAAGPEYAGPSTIARTPLMSALPGMPTGEVIDKAFYPRLTELGQRHPVTRGLEGSEASPPRWGRWFRTIGIDRPEGEVVMKGAEDRPLLVLDRKGQGRVGMLLSDQGWLWARGFEGGGPHVQLYRRVAHWLMKEPELEEERLTADGRGMTLEVRRQTMSDDPGAARIITPSGKPLTLTLQKSEPGIFSGSMEVGEIGLYQVANGDLTALAHVGPINAPEFGDVVSTESKLKPATEATGGSVRRLVAGTGSDIALPSIVPVRGQAEAAGRDWIGLRTTDDSVLKAVSRVPLFGGFLGLGLLLLALGSMWYREGR